One window from the genome of Candidatus Hinthialibacter antarcticus encodes:
- a CDS encoding formylglycine-generating enzyme family protein yields the protein MKLHTLLFVIFAAFCAPHSFCQPASEFIVPLNVPDGAVSMRMVLVPGGEFHADLNASTVMPQFYIGAYEVTQAQWQAVMGEANNSFYPGEDRPMELSFNDAQQFVEKLNTLGLGEFRLPWEIEWEYAARAETASLFWFGDEMDCSLDGTSYCEWFDRFMWWAGNFRVGTQINLGSKDVGQKEANAWGLYDIHGNMSEWCLDGRIEPADPEVADDEATPLRVLKGGSWGDAAGECAIASRSELPEGFRSPALGVRLVLITSELTNISDWEQY from the coding sequence CGTTATTGTTCGTTATCTTCGCGGCGTTTTGCGCGCCGCATTCATTTTGCCAGCCCGCGTCAGAATTCATTGTGCCGTTGAATGTACCGGACGGCGCGGTCTCGATGCGTATGGTTTTGGTTCCCGGCGGCGAGTTTCATGCGGATCTGAACGCCTCAACGGTGATGCCGCAGTTCTACATTGGCGCCTATGAAGTCACCCAAGCGCAATGGCAAGCGGTGATGGGCGAAGCCAATAATTCGTTTTACCCGGGCGAAGACCGACCAATGGAATTGAGTTTTAACGATGCGCAACAGTTCGTTGAAAAACTCAATACGCTTGGGCTGGGTGAATTTCGCTTGCCCTGGGAAATCGAATGGGAGTACGCGGCTCGGGCGGAAACCGCGTCGCTCTTCTGGTTCGGCGATGAGATGGATTGCAGTTTGGATGGAACAAGTTATTGCGAATGGTTTGACCGCTTTATGTGGTGGGCGGGTAATTTTCGCGTCGGGACGCAAATCAATCTCGGCTCGAAAGATGTCGGACAAAAAGAAGCCAACGCCTGGGGGCTGTATGACATTCACGGCAATATGAGCGAATGGTGTTTAGACGGGCGCATTGAGCCTGCCGACCCCGAAGTTGCAGATGATGAGGCTACGCCGTTACGCGTGTTAAAAGGCGGTTCATGGGGAGACGCGGCGGGGGAATGCGCGATTGCGTCCCGCAGCGAATTGCCGGAGGGATTTCGCTCGCCCGCCTTGGGCGTGCGCCTGGTTTTGATCACTAGCGAACTGACAAATATTAGTGATTGGGAGCAATACTGA
- a CDS encoding AbrB/MazE/SpoVT family DNA-binding domain-containing protein, with the protein MKATVAERGQVTIPKEIRDQLGITHRTVLEFREERGRMIVEKVSETDPVSEVTGCLKLKKSTDELVDDLRGKA; encoded by the coding sequence ATGAAAGCCACAGTCGCCGAACGCGGGCAGGTAACCATCCCAAAAGAAATTCGCGACCAATTAGGAATAACGCACCGCACTGTTCTTGAATTTCGTGAAGAGCGCGGCCGTATGATTGTTGAAAAGGTATCAGAGACAGACCCTGTCTCTGAAGTTACCGGATGTCTGAAATTGAAGAAATCAACGGATGAGTTAGTTGATGATCTGCGCGGTAAAGCATGA
- a CDS encoding type II toxin-antitoxin system VapC family toxin — protein MITAVDTNVLIDVFGNDPKHASHSAAALRQCIQQGQLVVCDIVWAELCSIFPSPMVFDEKMKHVGILYSPVNLESASLAGGLWKRYRSQGGKRNRIISDFIIAAHAKTQANRLLTRDRGFYRSYFKTLKIIDPSK, from the coding sequence ATGATTACCGCAGTTGATACCAACGTTCTGATTGATGTCTTTGGCAATGATCCAAAACATGCTTCGCATTCTGCGGCTGCCTTGAGGCAATGTATTCAACAAGGCCAGTTAGTGGTATGCGATATTGTTTGGGCTGAACTTTGTTCGATTTTCCCATCTCCGATGGTGTTCGACGAAAAGATGAAGCATGTAGGAATCTTATATTCGCCAGTGAACCTCGAATCGGCTTCATTGGCGGGCGGGCTTTGGAAACGATATCGTTCTCAGGGCGGCAAGCGTAATCGAATTATCTCAGACTTTATCATTGCGGCACACGCAAAAACGCAGGCGAACCGCTTACTGACTCGCGACCGGGGATTCTATAGAAGTTACTTCAAAACACTAAAAATCATCGACCCTAGCAAATGA
- a CDS encoding sulfatase, with product MALPITRRAFTRQFAAASGALALNSCATMQQTANHNQTQMPNIVIIYTDDQGWADIGVNGAEGFETPNLDRMAAEGVRFTDFYVAQPVCGASRTALLTGCYPNRVGILGAPGPGSKIGINDNEMLISELLKQKDYATAIFGKWHLGDHSQFLPLQHGFDEYYGLPYSNDMWPFHPETDSFPKLPLIEGNEIIEYNPDQTQLTRDYTFRAMNFIEKNHQRPFFLYLAHSMPHVPLHVSDNFRGKSKHGLYGDVMMEIDWSVGRVMSSLRRFGLTENTLVIFASDNGPWVSYGDHAGSAGPLREAKGTTWDGGVRTPCLMRWPGTLPAGHVCNQPAMTIDILPTVAGLTGTRLPHHPIDGLDILPLMNGTSGAQSPHEALYFYWNKNLEAVRSENWSLHLPHPYRTLNGRPGGRNGMPAKYQQGRTELALFDLSNDVGQQRDVSKQNPHVVKRLLTYADQAKADLGHGDQKGAGQRPPGRRPEA from the coding sequence ATGGCTCTTCCGATCACACGCCGGGCGTTCACTCGCCAATTCGCCGCCGCCAGCGGCGCTCTTGCGTTAAATAGTTGCGCAACCATGCAGCAAACCGCGAATCATAACCAAACGCAAATGCCAAACATCGTCATCATCTACACCGACGACCAGGGCTGGGCTGACATCGGCGTCAACGGGGCCGAAGGATTTGAAACTCCCAACCTCGACCGCATGGCGGCGGAAGGCGTACGCTTCACCGACTTCTATGTCGCCCAACCAGTATGCGGCGCCTCGCGCACGGCCTTGCTCACGGGCTGCTATCCAAACCGGGTCGGCATCCTCGGGGCGCCCGGCCCCGGCAGCAAGATAGGCATCAATGATAATGAGATGTTGATTTCAGAATTGCTCAAACAAAAAGACTACGCCACCGCCATTTTCGGCAAGTGGCACTTAGGCGACCACTCGCAATTCTTGCCGCTGCAACACGGCTTCGATGAATATTATGGACTGCCCTACTCAAACGATATGTGGCCATTTCACCCTGAAACGGATAGTTTCCCTAAATTGCCTCTCATCGAAGGCAATGAGATCATTGAGTACAACCCTGACCAGACCCAACTGACGCGCGATTACACTTTCCGCGCGATGAATTTTATTGAGAAGAACCATCAGCGCCCCTTCTTTTTGTATTTAGCGCACAGTATGCCTCACGTCCCGCTGCACGTTTCGGATAACTTCAGGGGCAAATCAAAACACGGACTCTACGGCGACGTGATGATGGAAATCGACTGGTCAGTAGGCCGCGTCATGTCTTCACTACGCCGTTTTGGCTTAACGGAAAACACGCTGGTAATTTTCGCCTCCGACAATGGCCCCTGGGTGAGTTACGGCGACCATGCAGGCTCCGCCGGACCGTTACGCGAAGCCAAAGGCACCACCTGGGACGGCGGCGTCCGCACGCCCTGCCTCATGCGCTGGCCGGGAACCTTGCCCGCAGGCCATGTATGCAACCAACCCGCGATGACAATTGATATTTTACCAACCGTGGCAGGATTAACAGGAACACGGTTGCCGCATCATCCGATAGACGGCCTCGACATTCTCCCGCTGATGAATGGAACGTCCGGCGCTCAATCGCCGCACGAAGCGCTCTATTTTTATTGGAACAAGAATTTGGAAGCAGTCCGCAGCGAAAATTGGAGCCTGCACCTGCCCCACCCCTACCGAACCCTGAATGGGCGTCCCGGCGGACGAAACGGCATGCCCGCCAAATATCAACAGGGACGGACGGAACTCGCGCTGTTTGATCTGAGTAATGATGTAGGGCAACAACGCGATGTATCGAAGCAGAACCCCCATGTCGTCAAGCGCTTATTGACTTACGCCGATCAGGCAAAAGCCGACTTAGGTCATGGCGACCAAAAAGGCGCGGGCCAACGCCCGCCGGGCAGAAGGCCGGAAGCATAG
- a CDS encoding Dabb family protein, translated as MFKTYKSVFVLLTTCLLTATTAGVILFNANAAQEVKKEDTKIGFVHIVFFWINEDASEADVKQLMDDCINYLGAVESVQDIKVGTPAGTPRDVVDNSYGVSLIVSFKDRAGQDYYQKAQKHLDFIERNSKTWSKVQVYDMIPK; from the coding sequence ATGTTTAAGACGTACAAATCTGTATTTGTATTATTGACCACATGCCTGCTGACGGCGACGACGGCTGGAGTGATTCTATTCAATGCGAACGCGGCGCAAGAAGTAAAAAAAGAAGATACGAAAATCGGGTTCGTGCATATTGTCTTTTTCTGGATCAACGAAGACGCCAGCGAAGCGGACGTAAAACAACTCATGGATGACTGCATCAATTACTTGGGCGCAGTGGAAAGCGTGCAGGATATCAAAGTCGGGACGCCTGCGGGAACGCCGCGCGATGTGGTCGACAACAGTTACGGCGTGTCGTTGATTGTGTCCTTCAAAGACCGCGCCGGGCAGGATTACTACCAGAAGGCGCAAAAACATTTGGACTTTATCGAACGCAATAGCAAGACGTGGAGCAAGGTTCAAGTTTACGACATGATCCCGAAGTAA
- a CDS encoding Gfo/Idh/MocA family oxidoreductase: MLELKTSRRSFVKQSGLGAVGATALTLGIAKTARSANDEVVLGIIGCGGRGQSLLKRITNIPGIRIAAICDLREDRRKSAAYICEQYKPTVYSDFRKLLDTEKLDGCIVATEVGNHAKVVVPVLESGIHCFSEKPMDANVQNVDKIVRAARKAKGIYQIGFQRRYAPTFVDGMPLVHNGDIGDLTFMQGHWHWEWSVGGWVANVALSGGELVEQACHHVDVMSWAAGEAPIRAMGIGHIIGPGRDLKYEHNSEDQSAVAFEFANGAIFSYTHLFYLAHHFRSEGLIVHGTKGGIDFHSGEMHPRGEDAKPVRFGEKVTSWEYGTSLELEAFANHIRNKETPRSNVETGRLSTLTALMGRMAMYKAKTKKFEGSVVTWDELGTTTDKA; the protein is encoded by the coding sequence ATGTTGGAATTGAAAACAAGCCGCCGTTCATTCGTCAAACAAAGCGGGCTCGGCGCCGTAGGCGCAACCGCCCTTACCTTAGGAATCGCCAAAACGGCGCGCAGCGCCAACGATGAAGTCGTATTGGGCATTATTGGCTGCGGCGGACGCGGTCAAAGCCTGCTCAAACGCATCACCAACATTCCCGGCATTCGTATCGCCGCGATATGCGACCTGCGCGAAGACCGCCGCAAGTCGGCTGCATATATTTGTGAACAATACAAACCGACGGTGTATTCGGATTTCCGCAAGTTGCTTGATACCGAAAAACTCGATGGCTGCATCGTCGCCACCGAAGTCGGCAATCACGCCAAGGTCGTCGTACCTGTGTTGGAATCCGGCATCCACTGTTTCAGCGAAAAACCCATGGACGCCAATGTACAAAACGTCGACAAAATCGTCCGCGCCGCTCGCAAAGCCAAAGGTATTTACCAAATCGGCTTCCAACGTCGCTATGCGCCCACCTTCGTTGACGGCATGCCGCTTGTCCATAACGGCGATATCGGCGACCTCACTTTCATGCAAGGCCATTGGCACTGGGAATGGTCGGTCGGCGGCTGGGTGGCGAACGTCGCTCTTTCTGGCGGCGAGTTAGTCGAGCAAGCCTGCCACCACGTCGACGTCATGAGCTGGGCGGCGGGCGAAGCCCCCATCCGCGCAATGGGCATCGGTCATATTATCGGGCCGGGCCGCGACCTGAAATATGAACATAACTCAGAAGATCAATCCGCCGTCGCATTTGAGTTCGCCAACGGCGCCATCTTCTCTTACACGCACTTGTTCTATCTCGCCCATCATTTCCGTAGCGAAGGGCTTATTGTTCACGGCACGAAGGGTGGAATTGATTTTCATTCTGGAGAGATGCATCCGCGCGGCGAAGACGCCAAGCCCGTCCGCTTCGGTGAAAAAGTCACCAGTTGGGAATACGGCACCTCTTTGGAGTTAGAAGCCTTCGCCAATCATATTCGCAACAAAGAAACGCCGCGCAGCAACGTCGAAACAGGCCGGCTTTCAACCCTCACAGCGCTGATGGGACGCATGGCGATGTACAAAGCGAAAACCAAGAAATTCGAAGGCAGTGTGGTCACCTGGGACGAACTCGGAACCACGACAGACAAAGCGTAA